The Pseudomonadota bacterium genome has a segment encoding these proteins:
- a CDS encoding NAD(P)H-dependent oxidoreductase subunit E, which produces MYRDAILKKFDPRLDNILYILHELQDNNPQHYLASEDIEKCADYLNIPYSYVYGVVTFYSMFSLKPRGRYIIRLCDSPPCHLMGSESLLDYLKKKLKVDLGETTTDGVFTLEITSCLGICGVAPALMMNEEMIGNLTPERVDTVLEERRQTS; this is translated from the coding sequence TTGTATAGAGATGCGATACTGAAAAAATTTGATCCACGACTGGATAACATCCTTTATATATTACATGAACTTCAGGATAATAATCCGCAGCATTATCTGGCAAGTGAGGATATTGAAAAGTGCGCTGATTACCTCAATATCCCGTACAGCTATGTTTACGGTGTTGTGACATTCTATTCCATGTTCAGTCTGAAACCCCGGGGACGTTATATTATAAGGCTTTGCGATTCCCCTCCCTGTCATTTAATGGGTTCGGAATCATTGCTCGATTATCTCAAAAAGAAACTCAAGGTAGATCTGGGGGAAACAACTACAGATGGCGTGTTTACCCTGGAGATTACGAGCTGTCTCGGCATATGCGGTGTGGCGCCCGCATTGATGATGAATGAGGAGATGATCGGCAATCTTACACCGGAAAGGGTTGATACCGTCCTTGAGGAGAGGAGACAAACATCATGA
- a CDS encoding (2Fe-2S) ferredoxin domain-containing protein encodes MKLEDLKKIREKASKEIELRQKQSRVKIVVGMGTSGIAAGAREVLKTFLDEISTRNLTDVMVTQTGEKGLASHEPMIEVHEEGKEVVVYGNIDAEKAKRIIAEHIVNHNPVSKYMIEV; translated from the coding sequence ATGAAATTAGAAGATTTGAAGAAAATAAGAGAAAAGGCTTCAAAGGAGATTGAATTAAGGCAGAAACAGTCACGTGTCAAGATTGTGGTTGGCATGGGCACAAGTGGTATTGCAGCAGGCGCCAGGGAGGTGCTTAAGACCTTCCTCGATGAGATCTCCACACGTAACCTCACCGATGTTATGGTAACCCAGACAGGTGAAAAGGGACTCGCTTCCCACGAACCCATGATTGAAGTTCATGAGGAAGGGAAGGAAGTGGTGGTTTATGGGAATATAGACGCGGAAAAGGCAAAAAGGATCATTGCTGAGCACATCGTAAACCACAATCCCGTTTCTAAATATATGATTGAAGTTTAA
- a CDS encoding sensor histidine kinase yields the protein MMDDICAHITDIVANSLSAGAKNILVSIELSKTRNILSLKISDNGKGMDKETAAKVVDPFYSTKTGRKVGLGIPLLKGTAETCGGSFTLSSNAGVGTEIEVSFLLDHPDLPPLGKLKDTILILSVSNPEVNFSFEIKTDERDFLFDTEEINKILDGLPIHDPEVIKFLTNYLDENLEFI from the coding sequence ATGATGGATGATATTTGTGCCCACATTACCGACATAGTGGCCAATTCTCTCTCAGCAGGCGCAAAAAATATCCTTGTTTCTATTGAGCTGAGTAAGACCAGGAATATATTATCTTTAAAAATATCTGATAATGGAAAAGGGATGGATAAAGAAACTGCTGCAAAGGTTGTTGATCCATTTTACTCTACGAAAACCGGAAGAAAAGTGGGTCTGGGTATTCCTCTCCTGAAAGGAACGGCAGAAACCTGCGGAGGGAGTTTTACCCTAAGCAGCAATGCAGGGGTCGGCACTGAAATCGAGGTATCCTTCCTTTTGGACCACCCGGATCTGCCGCCTCTCGGCAAACTGAAGGATACGATCCTTATTTTATCTGTAAGCAATCCTGAAGTAAATTTTTCTTTTGAGATAAAAACCGATGAAAGGGATTTCCTTTTTGATACAGAAGAAATTAACAAAATACTTGATGGGTTGCCCATTCACGACCCTGAGGTTATAAAATTTTTAACCAATTATCTTGACGAAAACTTAGAATTCATTTAA
- a CDS encoding PHP domain-containing protein: MKIFKCDLHIHSTLSPCASLEMSPKNIVINAQKAGLDIIAITDHNMVENGFYAHELAKETGTAVLFGMELQTREEIHLLIIFDNYETASSFHRRIYDLLPEVENDPSYFGDQVVVDCDDNIVRFEKKLLLNSAQISLNDAVFLAKQMGALVISSHIDSPNFSIISQLGYVPEGLPLDALEVRKRENIPHLLPFIMNKGIPFVTFSDAHYIDDIGKRITALPLNEPNVEEIAKALKAMEKTVPSNDG; the protein is encoded by the coding sequence TTGAAAATTTTTAAATGCGACCTCCACATCCACTCCACCCTTTCACCATGCGCAAGTCTCGAAATGTCTCCAAAAAATATCGTTATCAATGCACAGAAGGCCGGACTGGATATTATCGCCATCACTGATCACAATATGGTTGAAAATGGTTTCTATGCCCATGAATTGGCTAAAGAAACCGGCACTGCTGTGTTGTTCGGGATGGAACTGCAAACCCGGGAAGAAATACACCTCCTTATAATTTTTGACAATTATGAGACAGCATCAAGTTTTCATAGAAGAATTTATGATCTCCTCCCCGAGGTTGAAAATGATCCTTCTTATTTCGGTGATCAGGTGGTAGTCGATTGTGATGACAATATTGTTCGATTTGAAAAAAAACTCCTCCTAAATTCAGCGCAGATATCTTTAAATGATGCCGTCTTTCTTGCAAAACAGATGGGGGCGCTGGTCATCTCTTCACATATAGACAGCCCTAACTTCAGTATTATCAGTCAACTGGGGTATGTACCTGAAGGCCTCCCGCTGGATGCCCTCGAGGTAAGGAAGAGAGAAAATATTCCACATCTATTGCCATTTATTATGAATAAGGGCATCCCCTTTGTAACATTTTCGGATGCCCATTATATAGATGATATCGGAAAAAGGATTACAGCACTTCCTCTGAACGAGCCAAATGTTGAAGAAATAGCAAAGGCGTTGAAAGCAATGGAAAAAACGGTTCCTTCTAATGATGGATGA